A single Aspergillus puulaauensis MK2 DNA, chromosome 7, nearly complete sequence DNA region contains:
- a CDS encoding EthD domain-containing protein (COG:S;~EggNog:ENOG410PSF9;~InterPro:IPR011008,IPR009799;~PFAM:PF07110;~go_function: GO:0016491 - oxidoreductase activity [Evidence IEA]) produces the protein MTVSALLFITRNPTLTPSQFKTHYETVHVPLIKALAGSDWPLSHKRTYIARPAPGDDNSHPAAVLLGSQEDFSYDCITQVTFADEAGLKTFFARRMEPDTKEIVDADEEKFLVAEKVRVVLLGGEEITQ, from the coding sequence ATGACAGTCTCagccctcctcttcataaCCCGCAACCCAACCCTCACCCCCTCACAATTCAAAACCCACTACGAGACCGTCCACGTCCCACTCATAAAAGCACTAGCAGGCTCCGACTGGCCGCTCTCTCATAAACGAACGTACATCGCCAGACCTGCGCCCGGTGATGATAATAGCCACCCTGCTGCCGTTCTTCTGGGGAGTCAGGAGGATTTCTCATACGACTGCATTACGCAGGTGACCTTTGCTGATGAGGCGGGGTTGAAGACGTTCTttgcgaggaggatggagccAGACACGAAGGAGATTGTCGAtgcggatgaggagaagTTTTTGGTGGCGGAGAAGGTCAGGGTTGTGCTTTTGGGGGGAGAGGAGATTACCCAGTGA
- a CDS encoding uncharacterized protein (COG:S;~EggNog:ENOG410PKE5;~InterPro:IPR036864,IPR007219,IPR001138;~PFAM:PF00172,PF04082;~go_function: GO:0000981 - DNA-binding transcription factor activity, RNA polymerase II-specific [Evidence IEA];~go_function: GO:0003677 - DNA binding [Evidence IEA];~go_function: GO:0008270 - zinc ion binding [Evidence IEA];~go_process: GO:0006351 - transcription, DNA-templated [Evidence IEA];~go_process: GO:0006355 - regulation of transcription, DNA-templated [Evidence IEA]), translating to MGLSDRPRKACDVCYTRKIKCDGQRPRCSNCINYATDCTHSAQSRKSKPRAQRSGGARETTQMNEFQGLQAEVQRLENQNAENRDTRLEERIAAQVEDQHHEDDDHTISAMELPPLEQAMAMVGIFLNSYNAVLPLFHADTLLRLIGECYAQQPGQCDPVVWAAINVVFALASQQVPDRSRSQTDRTMEYLNKAQSIISTVMLGETRLLNIQVLIGMVLVLQTAHNLTPSLILISATMRLAHKLGLHNRAASTHLDLVQRRQHARVFWLAYILDKDLSLRSQQPSVQLDDDIDVELPSSLPMSNDDNDNTAGIVVTADGNARMNYFLARIRLASIEGRVYDCLYSTRAVNRSLEERGNAKENIVNALDEWRASILPEFSASIVASSTRNKPAHSGFFCVLHAANLQCLALVNRAHAWDGQWVSGLRSHSRGLQILQLPPYWETMVHQARNYMLLFRDIWSRDVWFRWMTSCPYTTAMVLLTANALYNSRHDKIQLDIELIDSALLWLNEAVRENQSEEAQALWETCVEAIRTVKQKLAGSITTPSIDYWLLDDPGSLDAF from the exons ATGGGATTGAGCGATCGACCGAGGAAG GCGTGTGACGTATGCTACACTCGCAAGATCAAGTGCGACGGACAGAGACCGCGCTGCTCGAACTGCATCAACTATGCGACGGACTGTACGCATAGCGCACAGAGCCGGAAGTCGAAGCCCAGAGCACAGCGTAGTGGCGGGGCCAGGGAGACGACTCAGATGAACGAATTCCAGGGCCTGCAAGCAGAAGTACAGCGCTTAGAGAACCAAAAT GCTGAGAATCGAGACACAAGGCTCGAGGAGAGAATAGCAGCGCAAGTTGAAGATCAACACCATGAGGACGACGATCATACGATCAGCGCAATGGAACTACCGCCACTAGAACAAGCCATGGCTATGGTCGGGATATTTCTCAACAGCTACAACGCAGTTCTGCCGCTGTTTCATGCTGATACGCTCCTGCGTCTGATCGGTGAATGCTACGCCCAGCAGCCCGGACAATGCGACCCAGTAGTATGGGCTGCCATCAACGTTGTCTTTGCCTTGGCCAGCCAACAGGTGCCAGACCGATCTCGGTCCCAGACTGATCGGACAATGGAGTATCTCAACAAAGCCCAATCCATCATCTCGACTGTGATGCTGGGCGAGACTCGCCTCCTGAACATACAAGTACTCATAGgcatggtgctggtgctccAAACTGCACACAATCTGACCCCATCTTTAATCCTCATATCAGCAACCATGCGCCTCGCGCATAAGCTAGGCCTACACAACCGCGCAGCATCAACACACCTAGATCTTGTGCAACGGAGACAGCATGCCCGCGTCTTCTGGCTGGCGTACATTCTCGACAAAGACTTAAGCCTCCGTAGCCAACAGCCTTCGGTTCAactcgacgacgacattgacGTGGAGTTACCGTCTTCTTTGCCGATGTCTAATGACGATAACGACAACACTGCCGGCATCGTCGTTACGGCTGACGGAAACGCCAGAATGAACTACTTCCTGGCTCGCATAAGGCTGGCTAGCATTGAGGGTCGTGTATATGACTGTCTCTATTCAACCAGAGCAGTGAATCGAAGCCTCGAAGAACGAGGCAATGCAAAGGAAAACATTGTCAATGCCCTCGATGAATGGCGAGCTTCCATACTGCCCGAATTCAGCGCCAGCATTGTCGCCTCGAGCACGAGAAACAAACCAGCACATAGTGGATTTTTCTGCGTGCTACACGCCGCCAATCTCCAATGCCTGGCGCTTGTTAACCGAGCTCACGCTTGGGATGGACAATGGGTGAGTGGTCTTCGCAGCCATAGCCGAGGACTTCAGATACTGCAGCTACCGCCATATTGGGAGACAATGGTACACCAGGCCCGAAACTACATGCTGTTGTTTCGAGATATCTGGTCGAGAGATGTCTGGTTTCGCTG GATGACTTCATGTCCTTACACCACCGCCATGGTACTATTGACGGCCAACGCTTTGTATAATTCGCGGCATGATAAGATTCAGTTAGATATCGAGCTGATTGATTCAGCTCTTCTTTGGCTCAATGAGGCCGTGAGGGAAAATCAATCGGAGGAGGCCCAGGCACTTTGGGAAACTTGCGTTGAGGCCATTCGAACGGTGAAGCAGAAGCTTGCTGGAAGCATCACAACGCCGTCTATCGATTACTGGTTACTGGATGATCCAGGTAGTCTAGATGCGTTCTAA
- a CDS encoding uncharacterized protein (COG:S;~EggNog:ENOG410PZQA;~SECRETED:SignalP(1-19)) — MKLTAIAPLLALPGTLSLAIRDHTAKITFTGAADAQFTQDFPQDGSVVEITNPLSISHISSNNPDIACTFNGIDHGATTVVGAATVDVGPPQTQIQGSCSVGSTPPSPPVESAPSGDQVMITFIGAANAQFSKEFGLDGAAVEIDDPLSISHIMSNTEGVKCTFNGVDNSLTVVEGAQTVDVGPPQTQISGSCVAE, encoded by the exons ATGAAGCTCACTGCAATTGCCCCTCTTCTTGCCCTCCCCGGCACCCTAAGCCTCGCCATAAGGGACCACACCGCCAAGATCACCTTTACTGGCGCCGCCGACGCCCAGTTCACCCAGGACTTCCCGCAGGACGGCTCCGTCGTGGAAATCA CCAACCCCCTAAGCATCTCGCACATCTCATCCAACAACCCCGACATCGCATGTACCTTCAACGGCATCGACCACGGAGCAACCACCGTCGTCGGCGCTGCGACTGTCGACGTCGGTCCTCCCCAGACTCAGATCCAGGGCTCGTGCAGTGTTGGCTCGACACCGCCTAGTCCCCCTGTTGAGTCTGCGCCTTCTGGAGACCAGGTGATGATTACCTTTATCGGAGCGGCGAATGCGCAGTTTTCGAAGGAGTTTGGGCTGGATGGGGCTGCTGTGGAGATAG ACGACCCGCTGAGCATCTCGCATATCATGTCTAACACGGAGGGTGTGAAGTGTACCTTTAACGGTGTGGATAACAGCCTTACTGTGGTTGAGGGGGCGCAGACTGTTGATGTTGGTCCGCCGCAGACTCAGATCTCTGGTTCCTGCGTTGCGGAGTGA
- a CDS encoding uncharacterized protein (COG:S;~EggNog:ENOG410PV7Q;~InterPro:IPR036291,IPR008030;~PFAM:PF13460,PF05368,PF01370): MPTARRTIVVVGATGNQGSGVVRALLGSKSTGSNLWLVRGLTRDPNSAKAQAFLAEHQTVDGRLTLVPGHVYDKASLQEAFAGAYGVFAMASESYPGRVLSKKEEMQHEIEAGRNMVLAAEECGIKHFVFSSLPDMVKTTGGRFLNIHHMNNKFVLFLGSSISVRCYEGFANSKLFGKVSFILTSGGLSIASGEVGELTVSTADGVVQFRIPIPGYQTMQWTDPIHDMGTFAASKSICATINRMCLKESWKRLTISLYLGGVFNLGVEKTHGESYLVLGPRISAHEMVQTFTRVTGQAAVHEPISAEEFGELAVPFVGPAFKEDATEMMEWIAVMPADKICYGALDADQDHSVTELGLSATSFESWLYRSGWRGPT, translated from the exons ATGCCGACTGCTCGTCGAACTATAGTCGTCGTCGGGGCCACGGGCAATCAAGGCAGTGGCGTCGTTCGTGCGCTACTGGGCTCCAAATCAACAGGTTCTAATCTATGGCTCGTTCGGGGCTTGACAAGAGACCCAAATTCGGCCAAAGCACAAGCCTTCCTAGCCGAGCACCAGACCGTCGATGGCCGCCTTACTCTCGTCCCCGGACACGTGTACGACAAGGCCTCCCTCCAAGAAGCCTTCGCTGGCGCGTACGGTGTCTTCGCCATGGCATCCGAGTCTTATCCCGGGAGAGTTCTatcgaagaaagaagagatgCAGCATGAAATTGAAGCGGGTCGCAACATGGTCTTAGCAGCCGAAGAGTGTGGCATCAAGCACTTCGTCTTCAGTAGCTTGCCGGACATGGTCAAGACAACAGGAGGACGGTTTCTCAACATTCACCACATGAACAACAA GTTTGTACTATTCCTGGGATCCAGTATTAGTGTGCGCTGCTATGAAGGTTTTGCTAACAGCAAGCTATTCGGAAAGGTTTCTTTTATACTAACTTCAGGTGGCCTCAGTATTGCCAGCGGCGAG GTTGGCGAATTGACTGTTTCAACAGCGGACGGAGTCGTACAGTTCCGTATTCCAATCCCAGGCTATCAGACTATGCAATGGACTGACCCGATCCATGACATGGGCACCTTTGCAGCGAGTAAGTCTATTTGCGCCACCATAAACCGGATGTGTCTAAAGGAGTCATGGAAACGGCTGACAATTTCCCTCTACCTTGGAGGGGTGTTTAACCTGGGCGTCGAAAAAACGCATGGGGAGTCATATCTTGTCTTAGGTCCCCGAATCTCCGCCCATGAAATGGTCCAGACGTTTACACGGGTCACGGGCCAGGCGGCGGTTCACGAGCCGATTTCTGCAGAGGAGTTTGGGGAGTTGGCGGTCCCATTTGTTGGGCCGGCTTTTAAAGAAGACGCCACGGAAATGATGGAATGGATTGCTGTGATGCCGGCGGACAAGATCTGCTACGGGGCCTTGGATGCAGATCAGGATCATTCTGTAACAGAGCTGGGTCTATCAGCTACTTCCTTTGAGAGCTGGCTCTATCGTAGTGGCTGGAGGGGTCCTACGTGA